The Arachis ipaensis cultivar K30076 chromosome B05, Araip1.1, whole genome shotgun sequence nucleotide sequence GATAGTCAATTGGATGCACTTATATGGTATAGCTGGCTTGGAGGAATTATCATTGGGACAATGATTGGTGCTAACATGGTTTTGGAGGAACATTGTCGTGCTGGTCCACGTAATGTTGTAATAACTGGCAGGTATATACATTAACTTAAGGCCTCTTCTCCAATTATTGGTATTTGATTCCCATAATTGTTTATGTTCAATGAAGTTGTGCAGACTTATGTTAGTAGTAGTTAGAAGTTACTTTAATgatattaaaatacaattatcTTTTGTTTTTGTATGACATTGCTTTATTTGTTGCTTGTTCTGAATGATTTGCTGCAGCACAAGGGGGTTGGGGAAAGCCCTGGCTCGCGAATTCCTTCTTTCTGGAGACCGAGTCGTTGTTACCTCTCGCAGGTGGTATTCTCTATTAGGGGAACTGTTTGGTTTTCTTAAGAGATCAGAGTACTATATTTAATGTTTGGTTAGTTTTGATGTACTACGTTTTACTTACACCATGCTATTGCTTCGGTGCTCGCATTTGGTGAAGGCAGCCCCGAGTCTGTGCAAGAAACTGTTAAAGAGCTGGAGGAAAACCTAAAGGAAGGCATTTCCAATGTGTTTGGTTCATCTTTGACGAAACTTTCTCATGCAAAAGTGGTAGGCATTGCTTGTGATGTTTGCGAGCCGGAAGATGTGCAAAGATTGGCAAACTTTGCTGTAAATGAGCTTGGACATATTGATATTTGGGTAAGTGTTGTGGCTATTCTCGATTTCTCGCCGTTGAGAATCTTGAGTTTTATGAATAAGCACTATAGAAGAATGTTGTGTGGGACTGAATGTTGGGTTGTAAAAGCTAATAAGAACATATTGGTTTTGGGATTAAATTATAGTAATGATAATTGATAGGGAACTACAATATTGTTTGATCCATGCACTTGGACCTGCCAAGCAGGATAAGGCTAAGTTGTTGTTTGTTTGTTAGTTATTATTTTGGGATTATATTGTCTAAGCATTTATTTATACAAAAAGTATGACTATGAAAGAAAACTTGTATCCCTTACTTTATTTGAGCATGTGTCATATTTCATACTTCATATAGGCTTTACAATTTAGTATTTGGAATAGAGATGAGAATTGTGATATTTACATTCAGTAATGTGATGATGGTATGCCTTGAATGGATATTTATATATctgaattggctttggctttgctTGCACTCTATTATCTCTTCTGTGAAATTTAAGTTTCCTCATTGATAAACATCTAAGCATTCCTTATATAATTGATAATGCAATTTCTATGTTTTTGCTTCTAATCTTTTGGATTTTGTCATTCAAACTCTTCAACAGATAAACAATGCCGGAACAAATAAAGGGTTTAGACCACTGCTTCAATTTAGTGATGAAGACATTAAGCAGGTAATTATTGATGACTAGTACCTTATTCATTTCGTTAAAATCAAATTTGGACAAGGTTAATACTCATCCATTCTTGGTATGTTTCTAATAATTATAGATTGTCTCAACAAATTTGGTCGGATCCATACTTTGCACTCGAGAAGCCATGCGTATTATGAGAAACCAAAACAGGGCAGGGCACATATTTAACATGGACGGTGCCGGTTCCGGTGGTTCCAGCACACCTCTCACAGCTGTGTGAGTAATTCTCTGGAGCAAGTAGTTTCTAGAAAACATATGTTCCTGTAAAGTCATGATCGATGGTGTTGCCAATGATGCTTACAATTTGTTGTCCCTTACAATTAATGTGCAGATATGGTTCTACAAAATGCGGTCTTAGGCAACTTCAAGGATCATTGTTGAAGGAATGTAAGCGATCCAAAGTAGGTGTTCATACGGCATCTCCAGGCATGGTTCTTACAGATTTGCTTTTAAGGTATGTCTTTTGTCACAAGGCTATTCTCGTGGAATCGTAATCTTGCTTGGATTTATTTCCGAATCCTGTGAATTTGGAAAGTTCCATCATATTTTTCTTTCGGTGGCTCTACGCATGCAGATATTTTCATGTGAATATAACTGAAATCCGTTAGATAGTTTGACATGTTTGACTCGATTTTTTAACATAATACGTGTCAACTTCATGTGAGGAGTCACCTTTTCTTTATCTTCGCCAAAGGCGATTCTGTCATTCTCCAAGAATTGAGAATTTCCTTGTATTTTGAATGAGTATTGCTTAATTGTCCAAACTTCGGCTTGTGCGCAGTGGCTCAACTGTCCAAAACAGGCAAATGTTTAACATCATCTGCGAGCTTCCGGAAACTGTTGCAAGAACGTTAGTTCCACGGATGCGTGTCATTAAGGGAACAGGCAAAGCCATCAATTACTTGACACCTCCAAGAATTTTACTTGCTTTGGTAACTGCATGGTTACGGCGAGGTCGCTGGTTCGATGATGAGGTAAGGGTGATTCTCTATTGATCTGTTGTGTTATACCAATATTATTCATTTCTTCTTGTACTACAAGTAATTTATAGAAGAATCAGATCTTGCAATACTTCCAAACATAATTAGTCCTAAAATTTCATTGAAACTACTCCCTCCGTTTCAAAATATTTTCGTTTTTTTTGGTTCTTTGAAACATTAATCTATCTAGATTCTAGATACATTAATGTTTCAATGAACCAAAAAAAGTGAAAGCAAGAGTTATTTTGAAACGAAGAGAGTATTTGCTGTTGTTAGTCAATTGAATTTTCTCTTGATAGCTAATGTATGTAAAATCTTGAAGCTCATTGAGTCGTTTAGTGTAACCCTTTTGCTTAAACTGGAATTTTGTCTAGAATAAATGGAATTTTATATAGCTAATGGAAATATATATTTTGAGCAAGGACTTACACTGCAGCCTATGCTTACATTTCAGGGTAGAGCACTGTATGCGGCTGAGGCCGATCGGCTTCGGAACTGGGCCGAAAATCGTGCACGGTTCTCATTCACCGACGCAATGGAAATGTACACGGAGAACACGTGGCTATCGGTGTTCTCGCTCTCGGTCGTTTGCGCCTTCATAATCCTTTCCAGCACGGGTAACAACATGCCTGGAACATGACGAGGTTGTTTTGGTGCTCCATTTGATAAAGTGCATATAAGCTTGTCTAGTAGAGGTGCCAAATTGGTTCCTGAAATCACCAAAAGACAACAACATAAAATGATTCTACACAATAACATAAAACAAGGTGGATCTGTCTTTTTTCCACCATGTCCACCTAAATTGTCTTCAACCATTTAGCTTAGACATTTTGTTCTACCATGTTATAAGTTGCTAAATATAAATGTCTTGTCTGAGCTTTGTGTATAGGCTGCATTATTGCATTCAAGTTGAGCATTCTCTATTGAGATGCTTATTATAGTATGTATAGCTTTCTTTTATATTGTAGACTCTAGTGAAAGGATCTTATCTTTTATCTCCAATATATTTATTTCAACATTATATATCTATTAAGGGAGCTTTACTTTGAAAGTTTTGTTGAACATAGGTCAGTCATCATATTACAAAGTTTGCTATTTTTGCTTTGTATCAATTCTGTTTatggaagaaaaataaatgaGTAATATTTCCCTCAAGAGTATTGCTACTCAGGAAAAAATATTTTGTTGATTCTAATATTTAAAGTCAAAATCTCTTAGTAGGAGATTAGAGttaaaatggaaggaaagaaaataagaggaaagaaaatgagaggaaagaaaatagaaggaaaattAGAGTTATTTGTATGttgtttggatgaagagaaaatagatggaaagaaaatggagagaaaaaaatttttttttgtttggatggaaagaaaaatgagaaaaaaaatcataataatataaaattacattaatattttatctatattatatataaattataatttattaatgatAAGGGATAAAtgtgtaattttatttatatttgtcaTATTTCTATTCATTTTTATCTCATTTGTGGATAGAAAATAATTTAGTAGgtcttatattaatttttttttcttctatttgcTTTTCTCAtccaaacaataaaaaatttacttttccatccattttctctcctcctattttttttctcttcaaattccCTCAATCCAAACAATCTgttattctttctttcttcttcttttaggtTCAATTTATTGAATAACTAATGAAACTATTTGAAATGTTTATTTGTAAatcattttatttaaatatttgacTTCTTAATTAAAATCTTTCTGCGAAAGTTGAATCTTGTTTACATGAAGGCcttactaataaaataaaaaccaaatttTAAAGAATTCATCTAATTGTTGTGTGTGGATGAGTGTGCATTGTGTAGCGTAGGTGTGTTGTGCTACTGAAATacttaaaatacttaaaattaggAATTATCTAATCCATCTGAACAAACAAAAAATTCATCTAATATTCACcaaattgaaaaaaagaaagagcACGCATCTTTTTTTCATGTACTCTGCACAATAAAGTACCTGCTCTGCTCAAATCATGTGTGCCCATGCATCAATAATATATACTTGCatttttttgttatgttttatttttcatcttctttACACATTGTATAGTGCGTGCGtctgtgtatgtgtgtgtgttttttttattatcaaagcttgtatattgttggaaattggaattcaattattcattgtaatttgattttgaatttcaatttctgtacACTTTGCATATTCTGAATTGTTGCTCTAGTTTTATGTGTCTAATTTTATAGGTCATCCATATTTGTTTGTTTAGGCCTTGAGAGTTGAGTGTTCAAGTAAGCAAATTTGAAATAAAAGCTTACGTGACTAAGAGTTTGAAGTTGGAGGATTATGAATTTTCATTCGGCTTAAATGGTGGAGAGTTGAAGGGATTATAGAGATAAATAATATAAGCTAAGGTACATTATTGGTATATATAGGTAGTTATACTTGCTGTTAGTTTTGATTTGGCCTGTGTAAAAGTATCTGCTGGAGTGTGATGCTCTTGCTTATTGTCTTTAAACTACTGAAGGTGGTCATGGAAATGGTAGTTAGATATATGACCTATAAttatggattttttttattttaattttcaaaggatacttcttctttctttctttttcttttttctttatttaatttttttttttaatcaaagataggagactcaaacccgcaacctcttaattgagtatggagagactatgccatttgtgCTATAACTCATTAGCAGATACTTCTTCTTTTAAGTGGTCACAGTGGCAGactaatcaaaattcaaaatagaaAGAAGGATAAGTATGTTAAATTGGTGAGAAAGCCTCCTCATTTTAAATTAAGATACTGTCTTACATACATCATAATTCTTTTCCTTCCTATTTACATGACTAAATGAGCAAAGACAATGTCTTTCCAATAAGTCATGAGTGCATAAGCAATTTGTTaaacattttattattttatattgcaTAATTAAAGTTTTATATGAAAGCTTCAAGATGattttgctgttttttttttcctaTACTATTTTTGCTAATACAAGTCTATTTGTAATCAAGTTGGTTCAATAACTCACTCAAAACACTTACTAACAAAAAACTAAACACATGACTACACTTTCTCCTATTCTCGCTCTCTCTCCCAACCAAACTCACACTAAAACTatccttccttctttcttctttttgttgaAAACTTCTTAttgtttttattaataatttcacataaaattacaTGTCTCGTATATAAAGTAATAGGTAAAGCATATATACGTTAACAAGAGTAAGGACTGTAATTTTTGTCggcagaaaagaaaaaatatgaataattattccgtaatttaaaaaaaattctaatcctaaatgcGTAGCTCGACTCTAAGTTTATTAACTACACCTAATCACCTATATCAACTTGCATAAACATATATATGTTAACTAGGCCTTAATTAAAGTAATCTCACAAATTACGAACTCTGAGAAAACTTTATAAGCCTATCTaagtatctatctatctatattaGTGATTTGCACTTACAAATAATATGATTAATCATAAATATTTTGTCAGCATCAAAATAATGAAATATGCCATTTGGCTCATGTTGTGTGCCCTGTGGGGCTAAGTGGTTAATTAAGTGGAAAGAGACAACATATTTGAGTGGCACCCACTTTGTTATTTTGTAAGAGTAATGTGAAACTTTATATGTATGAAGTTCATTCTTGATTGTGATTTATGATATACTCATCAACATCAACCTCTCGTAATAATAATGAGATAACAGTGTATGAATTGTTTTCATTAATCCATGTCATCTAGGAATACTAGTGCCTTATTAAAGAGTTTGTTGGACACGTGTGTTATAGTTGTTCTCAAcctttcaattatttttcttagATCTTTTTAGCATTCTGTCTCCCAAATTATCAATagcataattttattaaaataatataataactaATCATGCCATATATCATTGGAAGTCTTCATCCCTTCTAAAAGATCAAACTCAAGTAGTTACTGATGAACAAAATTCTTATATATAACAATATGATTGAATTTTTTATTGAACGACATTATATTTTAACTAACTAAACGTtaggcttttttatttaaataaaataaaagaaaatcaatattttttaaattctcttAAACCAAATTTTAAAACGTGAATTTTTTGTTTCTGTTAATATATAAATCGTCTCAATGTGTTATGCTTTTGATAATATATAAATTACCACATTTTAAGACACAATTTATACATTGAACTCATTTTAAAAATGCATATAAATTGTCCCAGAGTTTTGAGCTTTTCAAATTCAATATAACTCATTCCAGAGTAGCATgatttatagtatttttaaactAAAGTACTATGGGGTAACATAATTTATATACAAAAAGATAACTTACAATACTCTAGTATGATTTacgtataaaattataaaaaatgttaataaacaaataaaaagcatgttatgtatatatatatatatatatataaaatcagCCACCACTGAGTGTGTGTTGGATTGACTTTTGTAAACgaaaatttgtataaaattaattttgcaaaatttattttgtttaaaagTGATCTGGTAGCGGTTGCTGCGACGGATTAGGGAGGGACTACCAAAAGCTTCTCATTTTGCAGCAGTTTTGCTTTAACCGCCACAAAATGTCGATTTGTAAAAATAATATACTCTTTTTGCAACGGTTTTTTTCCAACCGCtgcaatatattttttttatcaaatttgttTACTTAAACGTTGCCTTGTAAAATCAACTTAACTtctcactatttttttttttgaaaaaaatgtttcAACCACTGTAACTTAATGCATTACATACATTTTTGGATTTGtgttaagtaaaaaaaaaaattaatgaattaaaaaaacaTATAGTGATTAATTAATGTGCACAAATTTACGAATTACGTTTTCTCGTGTACTATTAGCGCCTGTTAAACTTGCAATCAAGCATAAACATTAAAGAGAAAATCAAGTTAACATCTAAATTTTTAAAGTCAAAACAAAGTTTAATAGAGTATAAAAATTAGAATTCCCAAAGTAGACAACCAAGTATTGAGTCAAAATTTCTTTTCAACATCGTATTGACCTGGCCAGAAATACTCTATCACAAATCTACAGCTTTCACGTGATAATAGATCTGATAAGTTATCTCCAAGCTATAGCTTTTTGTTTAGATTGAAGCTCCTTTTTACAGCATGTACATCATGTTCTCTTTATTGGGCGTATAaggtttcattttcttcttccgcAGCCTTATTGAGCTCAAACTGCCTGGAGATATCAATTCCACCGAAGGAGATATCATCTAAATTATCTTCGGAATCAGTCTCTGCCTCATCTAGAGTGTCATTAGCTATTTTACCTGAATATTCAGCTGACACTGAAAATATCAACATGCATACAACAATCTAAGTCTACTCACATGAAAGTGATAATTCCCAGGTCATTAGCTAgtaattagaaaaaaaatgtgCATTAACATGGCTAAGGAACCTTGAAACTaaacaaaaaataagataaacaACTACCATCTCCTTTGTCAATAGTTTGGACAGATTTCTTGGAAAGAAGTTCTGTAATGTGCAATTCTATATACTTTATTTCCTCTTTTGAAGCAATATCCAACTCAACAACATGCGTGTTTCTATGGCGCATCTGCACCACAATAAAATGTATAGTTCATGGTCTTTTTTGTAAATCATGAATGTTTCTCTATGATGCACTTTCTATGCtagatatttatttttaaccTTTAATTCATCAAGTATGTCTTCAGAGATTCTACCAGTTGCACATGTCACAAAAATATACCCGAATTTCTCCTCGTACATTGATCTACATTCATCAAGTTCCTGCAAATTTGAAcactaaattaatatatattattgcaTCAAATTTGTTAGCATATATCAACTTAAAATTTATgctattcaaaatataatttaACACAAGTTTAAGATTATGGCTAACGAATAAACCTGCATAGTAACTTCGCTCGCCGTTTTCAAGTATTCGTTAGAACAAGATCATCCTGATATAGCCTCCAACCAACATTTAATATTCAATTTACGAAACCATATGTCTCTAGCAACAGTAATTGCATGTTCTAATGAAGAAAATGGAGAGGCTGTAGCCATTTCGTTAGCAAATGTTGTGCTTGCACATCATGATGAGAAGTTCTCCGTTTTATTTATCCTGTTACACCACCATTTTATGTTTACTATATTGGTCAGTCGTAACAATATAGAAATTGATATTAATATACTCACTATCATTATTTTTTCACTGGAAATTAAGaccaacaataataaaatcaacaTAAATACTAAATTGTAAACTATCTTTTGCTAGCAACAAAAGGTGGAAAGAAACGGTAAactacttttatttgaaatacGAAAATATAGATAGTAGTGTAACCAACAAACTACGTACATCATAATGATCTATTAAACTTATTAATCACACACAGATCTTCTATAAATGACGTTCACGTTTTCCATATTTTCACTGTGCCACATCATCAAAATTCTCATTAACTTTGTCTGTTGGGTCTTCTGCATCATCATCTCTTGTCAACTGTAAATCACCGATATCACCTGCTGCTGACATCTTCAACACTGGCTGTTGAGAAAAAGTCACTTCAACTTCTTCATAATCTCCTCCCATGTCATACGATTCTCGTGGTTTTATATGAACCACTACACTCTAGTCTTTATCTACTTTGTCATGCACATAGTATACGAGATGAGCTTCTGATACCAATATGTACGGTTCATCGTCTTCGTGGTCACCGGTGTGTATCTGACGAGTGAAATTAATGCTGGTAAGGTCTAGATGGTCTTGTTTGATGCGTCTGCTCGTGGTTGTATCAGCCCAAATACATTTGAACAAAACCACTGTGAAATGACAGCTGTAATTCAATTCAATAATGTCCACAATTTTTCTATAAATGGAACACTATCAACAGCCACTCTATTGTCACACATGCTTGCATAACTTCTTGTATTAGATGATACATAAACTCCACTATTTTGGATTTTTAGCCCGTCTTCCTTTGCGATAGTTCTAAACTTGTACCCATTGACGTTGTACGCCCCAAAACGTCTTGCCTGAAGTATGAGACCGCATGCTAGCAACTTCATTTCTTTCGAATGATGCGTACTATCCATTGGAACCTAGCACCATAACATCCATCGTTTATATAAAAATAGAGGTTCATAAAGTTCAAATTGTAAAAAGAAGACATTGGTCAAGTTAAATCTATAGGAACCTCATGCTTGAACCAACCGAAAATTCTGCATGCACAACACTGTCTATCTTAGATTGTGACCTTGTTTGAGTCCGTAATCTTCGTTTTGTTTCTACCCTAAATTGAC carries:
- the LOC107644375 gene encoding probable chlorophyll(ide) b reductase NYC1, chloroplastic — protein: MATVMKIHVFPESFSNQHRTRFHRSSSSSSSLGVLGFGHNCEGLYVKQQCRAFRTEDGGDLKDKKIRNLKKNDELKDKKVGGFWNSLRSILLRNFMMGSKSDDEYRQAVVKVEEVLSSIAIQIGRYIVTMMSTGVILAIGFQMSGGDSQLDALIWYSWLGGIIIGTMIGANMVLEEHCRAGPRNVVITGSTRGLGKALAREFLLSGDRVVVTSRSPESVQETVKELEENLKEGISNVFGSSLTKLSHAKVVGIACDVCEPEDVQRLANFAVNELGHIDIWINNAGTNKGFRPLLQFSDEDIKQIVSTNLVGSILCTREAMRIMRNQNRAGHIFNMDGAGSGGSSTPLTAVYGSTKCGLRQLQGSLLKECKRSKVGVHTASPGMVLTDLLLSGSTVQNRQMFNIICELPETVARTLVPRMRVIKGTGKAINYLTPPRILLALVTAWLRRGRWFDDEGRALYAAEADRLRNWAENRARFSFTDAMEMYTENTWLSVFSLSVVCAFIILSSTGNNMPGT